The Bubalus bubalis isolate 160015118507 breed Murrah chromosome 16, NDDB_SH_1, whole genome shotgun sequence genome window below encodes:
- the MPZL2 gene encoding myelin protein zero-like protein 2, with amino-acid sequence MYGKSPTRAVLFLLGLQLTALWPIAAVEIYTPRVLEAVNGTDVRLKCTFSSFAPVGDALTVTWNFRPRDGGPEQFVFYYHVDPFKPMSGRFKDRVAWDGNPERYDVSILLWKLQFDDNGTYTCQVKNPPDVDGLVGEIQLSVVQTVRFSEIHFLALAIGSACALMVIIVIVVVLFQHFRKKRRAERAHRVVEIKPKEEEKLNQEKKASVSLEYTD; translated from the exons ATGTATGGCAAGAGCCCTACGCGTGCTGTGCTTTTTCTCCTTGGCTTACAGCTCACAG CTCTTTGGCCAATAGCAGCTGTGGAAATTTACACTCCCCGCGTGCTGGAGGCTGTCAATGGGACAGATGTTCGGTTAAAATGCACTTTCTCCAGCTTTGCCCCAGTGGGTGATGCTCTCACAGTGACCTGGAATTTCCGTCCTCGAGATGGGGGCCCTGAGCAGTTT GTTTTCTACTACCATGTGGATCCCTTCAAGCCCATGAGTGGGCGCTTCAAGGACCGAGTGGCCTGGGATGGGAACCCCGAGCGGTATGACGTCTCCATCCTCCTCTGGAAGCTGCAGTTTGATGACAACGGGACATACACCTGTcaggtgaagaacccgcctgacgTTGATGGCCTGGTCGGGGAGATCCAGCTCAGTGTCGTGCAGACTG TACGCTTCTCTGAGATCCACTTCCTGGCTCTGGCCATTGGCTCCGCTTGTGCACTGATGGTCATAATAGTAATTGTGGTGGTCCTCTTCCAGCATTTCCGGAAAAAGCGACGGGCTGAAAGAGCGCATAGAGTGGTGGAGATAAAACC aaaagaagaagaaaagctcaACCAGGAAAAAAAGGCTTCTGTTTCTTTAGAATACACAGACTAA